Proteins encoded in a region of the Triplophysa dalaica isolate WHDGS20190420 chromosome 10, ASM1584641v1, whole genome shotgun sequence genome:
- the LOC130430135 gene encoding G2/M phase-specific E3 ubiquitin-protein ligase-like, giving the protein MEDDDVTDQRDTEVVVVEDNADDYEEYSESQQADQERDLQEWRTLRARQDEEYNESLLADQERERALQREADIRNRRREALERRRFNLSRLVEPQDGVPLHIKFPDGHVLRRRFHLMHPIQHLFDFAGSDEMATEVFFIQRTQASAIRSTTRGRIIDYITESCTLFVTWGEDQMDTNMEDTLAPGENTPQSITSGLSETAPDLPDFNHGTDTNEPDLETLLTNLMSKVCSEDIPSGNMINVCRDNVMDGAKRAFARRSFNPEAKISVVFMDDSMQAEGAVDEGGPSREFFRLLMMAIKESTLFTGPENNKNLSLDSHALHRGIYKTYGVMISVALLHGGVMPAFFSERLFKNLFSITSSSSPPTLDEITDLDLQTKLRKIFEAGDITAARAAIEECAESLSLLGSLRYIGTMEEREQLVQAATTFYVEGRTKETLEQFSDGFNTLGLLSQVKMHPNAFKQVFCTSHRKLRAEDLMSLFKAELSCPGSNRWRLEKKVEGYWRDFLVDVEDGVFEIELQQILIFASGADRIPALGFTPQPTISFIHEIGRNYPEANTCLVKLKLPIHETYENFTKYMFEGIIQSPTFGMA; this is encoded by the exons ATGGAGGATGATGat GTCACAGATCAGCGGGACACTGAGGTAGTGGTGGTAGAGGATAATGCTGAT GACTATGAGGAATACAGTGAAAGTCAACAAGCTGACCAAGAACGA GATTTACAAGAGTGGCGTACACTCAGGGCTAGACAAGACGAGGAATACAACGAAAGTCTTCTAGCTGACCAAGAACGA GAACGTGCACTGCAAAGAGAAGCAGACATCCGTAACAGACGGAGAGAG GCTTTGGAAAGACGTCGTTTTAATTTAAGCAGACTGGTTGAGCCGCAGGATGGTGTCCCTTTACATATTAAATTTCCAGATGGCCATGTTTTAAGGAGAAGGTTTCACCTCATGCACCCAATTCAG caCCTTTTTGACTTCGCCGGATCAGATGAGATGGCCACAGAGGTTTTCTTTATTCAGAGAACTCAGGCTTCAGCAATAAGAAGCACAACAAGAGGCAGAATAATTGATTACATAACTGAATCCTGCACGCTCTTTGTAACATGGGGTGAAGATCAGATGGACACAAACATGGAA GATACTCTGGCTCCAGGAGAGAACACTCCTCAATCCATCACATCTGGTTTGTCTGAAACAGCTCCTGACTTGCCTGATTTCAATCATGGCACTGACACCAATGA acCGGATTTGGAAACCTTGTTGACCAACCTAATGTCGAAAGTGTGCAGTGAGGATATACCCAGTGGCAACATGATTAACGTTTGTAGAGACAATGTAATGGATGGTGCTAAACGAGCATTTGCCAGGAGAAGTTTTAATCCGGAGGCTAAAATTAGTGTCGTCTTCATGGATGATTCAATGCAAGCAGAGGGTGCTGTTGATGAGGGTGGCCCTTCACGGGAGTTTTTCCGCCTGCTAATGATGGCTATAAAGGAAAGCACCCTTTTTACTGGACCAGAGAATAACAAGAATTTGTCCCTGGACAGCCATG CATTACACAGAGGCATTTACAAGACATATGGCGTCATGATATCTGTGGCACTTTTGCACGGTGGAGTGATGCCTGCCTTTTTTTCTGAGCGCCTCTTCAAAAACCTGTTTTCAattacatcatcatcatcaccaccaaCTCTTGATGAAATAACAGACCTGGATTTGCAGACTAAGCTAAGAAAA ATCTTCGAAGCAGGTGATATTACTGCAGCTAGAGCTGCCATTGAAGAGTGTGCAGAGAGTCTGTCCTTGTTGGGGTCTCTGAGGTATATTGGCACAATGGAAGAGAGGGAACAGTTGGTCCAGGCTGCGACAACTTTCTATGTTGAGGGAAGGACAAAAGAAACCCTAGAACA ATTTTCTGATGGGTTCAATACCCTTGGTCTCCTGAGCCAGGTTAAAATGCACCCCAATGCTTTTAAGCAAGTCTTCTGCACATCACACAGGAAATTGAGGGCTGAAGACCTGATGTCCTTGTTCAAAGCAGAGCTGTCTTGTCCTGGAAGCAACAGATGGCGACTGGAAAAGAAAGTTGAAGGGTATTGGAGAGATTTTCTTGTGGATGTTGAAG ATGGCGTGTTTGAGATCGAGCTTCAACAAATTTTGATCTTTGCGTCCGGAGCTGACCGAATTCCAGCACTTGGTTTTACCCCTCAGCCAACCATCAGTTTCATTCATGAGATTGGGCGGAATTACCCTGAAGCTAACACGTGTCTTGTGAAACTGAAGCTGCCGATACATGAGACTTATGAAAACTTCACAAAATACATGTTTGAAGGAATTATTCAATCTCCAACTTTTGGTATGGCATAG